One segment of Salvia splendens isolate huo1 chromosome 20, SspV2, whole genome shotgun sequence DNA contains the following:
- the LOC121782268 gene encoding receptor kinase-like protein Xa21 codes for MYNNSFLGKIPSSLFNNSKLQTLQILRLYSNKLSGSIPHVIFNVSSLREIRIANNSLSGRLPIDMCNNMPNIKFLSLSQNQLEGQIPSNIWKCTHLEKLSLSFNNFSGSIPREIGRLSMLTELYLAFNSGFQGGVPSEIGNLSRLEILAIQGASLTGLIPPNIWKCKNLEILGLRLNNFRGNIPHTIGNMSMLRWLDLGNNHFTGTFPLDLGNSQINLEKLLLSSNRLSGSIPSTIANASKLTILEMNGNSFSGSIPQLGNLKLLKSLVLSENNLSGAEFTTQELTFLSSLTNCRHLKYLELSENPLNGILPASLGNFSSSLEIFTVKNCRIIGVIPSELGNLSSFLYVDLARNQLSGLIPPTIGKMKQLQRLYLGVNQLVGSIPNQLCQMNHLGELDLSINKLVGPIPECLGDIKSLRMINLGSNQLNSTIPPNLWVLTDLLTLSLSSNHLSGQLSSQLGNLKSIASLDLSSNQFSGNIPTLIDGCQSLEFLNLSNNFLSGSIPQSLGNVKGLKILDLSYNNLSGTIPKPLEDLLFLETFNISNNKLEGRIPDGGCFRNFSAPSFSNNLALCGPRTFQVPACPESHHKSWLKKLMVSLVILAVIAAIALLAFIWMCKQKKVPLSVHFSAQITECIAIPYNELERGTSSFSETNLLGRGSFGSVFEATLSDGLKVAVKVFNLELQGAARSFGVESSILSSIRHRNLVRAIGYCCNMNFKALILTYMPNGSLDKWLHSSNYSLDLIQRLKIAIDVAAALEYLHHGHTFPIVHCDIKPSNVLLDQDMVAHLADFGISKLFDGGETIIQTQTLATIGYAAPEFGMEGKVSINGDVYSFGILVLEMFTGKRPTDDMFDEERSLKQWVSEALEENTATQVMASALLSMEDQHYSAKEKCMLSTFELAMKCLAVSADERINMIEAAAALHKIYATFVAGTQWRRP; via the exons ATGTACAATAACTCTTTCTTAGGTAAAATTCCTTCGTCTTTGTTTAACAATTCCAAGCTCCAGACATTACAGATATTACGCTTGTACAGTAATAAACTGAGTGGATCCATACCACATGTTATCTTCAATGTGTCTTCCCTAAGAGAAATCAGAATTGCAAATAATAGCCTATCAGGTCGGCTCCCAATTGATATGTGCAACAATATGCCAAACATCAAATTCTTGTCACTCTCTCAAAATCAACTTGAAGGGCAGATTCCGTCAAATATATGGAAATGCACACATCTTGAGAAGTTGTCATTATCCTTCAACAATTTCAGTGGAAGCATTCCACGTGAAATTGGAAGATTGAGCATGCTTACAGAGTTGTACTTGGCGTTCAATAGTGGTTTTCAAG GAGGAGTTCCATCGGAAATAGGGAATCTTTCAAGGCTAGAGATATTAGCTATTCAAGGCGCTTCTCTAACAG GACTTATTCCTCCGAATATCTGGAAGTGCAAAAATCTTGAGATCTTGGGGTTAAGATTGAACAATTTCAGAGGCAACATCCCTCACACAATTGGAAATATGAGCATGCTTAGATGGTTGGACTTGGGTAACAACCATTTCACAG GTACTTTTCCATTGGATTTGGGGAACTCACAAATCAATCTTGAAAAGCTTCTTTTGAGTTCTAACAGACTCAGTGGCTCAATTCCAAGCACTATCGCCAATGCTTCTAAACTTACCATCTTGGAGATGAATGGAAACTCATTTAGTGGCTCTATACCCCAATTAGGTAATTTGAAGCTCCTAAAATCACTTGTCCTTTCGGAAAACAATTTGAGTGGAGCAGAATTCACTACTCAGGAATTAAcatttctctcttcattaactaaTTGTCGACATTTGAAGTACCTGGAATTAAGTGAGAATCCACTGAATGGCATCCTACCCGCTTCACTAGGAAATTTTTCCTCATCTCTTGAGATTTTTACTGTAAAAAACTGCAGAATCATAGGTGTCATTCCTTCTGAATTAGGAAACTTGAGCAGTTTTTTATATGTAGATTTGGCTAGAAATCAGCTGAGTGGACTCATTCCACCAACAATTGGGAAAATGAAGCAACTCCAAAGACTATATCTTGGTGTCAATCAATTGGTAGGGTCTATCCCTAACCAACTTTGCCAAATGAATCATTTGGGGGAGTTAGACCTAAGCATAAACAAGCTTGTGGGTCCCATACCTGAATGCTTAGGTGATATTAAATCCTTGAGAATGATCAACTTAGGCTCCAACCAATTGAATTCAACTATCCCTCCTAACTTGTGGGTTCTCACAGACCTTCTAACTTTGAGCTTGTCCTCCAATCATTTGAGCGGTCAATTGTCATCTCAACTGGGAAATTTAAAGTCGATCGCCTCATTAGATTTGTCGTCTAATCAATTTTCAGGCAATATTCCCACTTTGATAGATGGTTGCCAATCATTAGAGTTTCTTAACTTATCAAATAATTTTCTCAGTGGATCCATTCCTCAATCCTTGGGAAATGTTAAAGGTTTGAAAATATTGGATTTATCTTACAATAATCTTTCTGGAACAATACCCAAGCCCTTAGAAGACCTTCTCTTTCTTGAAACTTTTAATATTTCCAACAACAAACTGGAAGGGAGAATACCAGATGGTGGTTGTTTCCGTAACTTCAGTGCACCGTCTTTTTCCAACAACTTAGCTTTGTGTGGTCCAAGAACATTTCAAGTTCCAGCCTGCCCAGAAAGCCATCATAAATCATGGTTGAAGAAACTCATGGTTTCATTAGTGATTTTAGCTGTCATTGCGGCAATTGCATTGCTTGCTTTCATATGGATGTGTAAACAGAAAAAAGTACCCCTCTCGGTTCATTTTTCAGCACAAATTACTGAATGCATAGCAATTCCTTACAATGAACTTGAACGAGGAACGAGTTCATTTAGTGAAACCAACCTACTTGGAAGAGGTAGCTTTGGTTCTGTATTCGAAGCAACACTTTCTGATGGGTTGAAAGTTGCAGTaaaagttttcaacttagaactacaaGGAGCAGCAAGGAGTTTTGGTGTTGAAAGTTCTATATTGAGCAGCATTCGACACAGAAATTTGGTTCGGGCTATTGGATATTGTTGTAATATGAACTTTAAAGCATTGATTCTCACATACATGCCAAATGGGAGCTTGGACAAATGGTTGCATTCCAGCAATTATAGTCTGGATCTTATACAGAGGTTGAAAATAGCAATAGACGTTGCGGCCGCCTTGGAATATCTTCATCACGGTCATACATTCCCAATTGTTCACTGTGATATAAAGCCAAGCAATGTGTTGCTTGATCAAGACATGGTTGCCCATCTTGCTGATTTTGGCATTTCCAAGCTTTTCGATGGAGGGGAAACTAtcattcaaacacaaacactggCAACTATCGGTTATGCAGCACCAG AGTTTGGAATGGAAGGGAAAGTATCAATAAATGGAGATGTATATAGTTTTGGGATACTTGTGCTGGAGATGTTTACCGGAAAGAGGCCAACGGATGATATGTTCGATGAAGAAAGAAGCTTAAAACAGTGGGTAAGTGAAGCATTAGAGGAAAATACCGCAACTCAAGTGATGGCGTCTGCTTTGTTGTCAATGGAAGATCAGCATTACTCTGCCAAGGAGAAATGCATGTTATCAACATTTGAATTGGCAATGAAATGTTTAGCTGTTTCAGCAGACGAAAGGATCAATATGATTGAAGCAGCGGCTGCTCTGCACAAGATTTATGCAACATTTGTAGCAGGAACTCAATGGCGCCGTCCATGA
- the LOC121781371 gene encoding uncharacterized protein LOC121781371, whose product MFEYLSFFFELLRLILKSDHSSVYRALGPEGYIYDDDVDDGGAVFCIGFGMSKISGQYKVVCINVDVGSDSCRHVYTLGTGAWRLVEAGAASDLTFPTSRNIVCNGILHCIFSAPPPPPPPPVDRRSRLIGELSALRDCLCNSYTWEGEIFIWMMKEYHVEESWTTLHKISSNVSNLSWASSFHWNYKCVEPIRLFKDGDILMLLVVNQFSYYSNKTKTVQQVAMFKDAVGKDYVSALIFTPSLFSLKNFGFENVISF is encoded by the exons ATGTTTGAATACCT ATCCTTCTTCTTCGAGTTATTGCGATTGATTCTCAAATCCGATCACTCTTCAGTATATCGAGCTCTGGGGCCTGAGGGATACAtctatgatgatgatgttgatgatggTGGTGCGGTGTTTTGCATTGGATTTGGAATGAGCAAAATAAGTGGGCAATATAAGGTGGTCTGTATCAATGTAGACGTGGGATCCGACTCTTGTCGTCATGTATACACCCTTGGAACAGGAGCATGGAGGCTTGTTGAAGCCGGGGCTGCTTCTGATCTCACATTCCCTACATCAAGAAACATTGTTTGTAATGGCATCCTCCATTG CATCTTctctgctcctcctcctcctcctccaccccCTGTAGATCGACGTAGCCGTCTAATTGGGGAGTTGTCTGCTTTGAGGGACTGCCTGTGTAATTCATACACATGGGAAGGTGAAATTTTCATCTGGATGATGAAGGAATACCATGTCGAGGAATCTTGGACCACATTGCACAAGATAAGTAGTAATGTTTCTAATTTAAGTTGGGCTTCTAGTTTTCATTGGAATTATAAGTGTGTTGAACCAATTAGGCTTTTCAAAGATGGCGACATTTTGATGTTGCTAGTCGTAAATCAGTTCAGCTACTACTCCAACAAGACAAAAACTGTTCAACAAGTCGCTATGTTTAAAGATGCAGTTGGGAAGGATTATGTTAGTGCCTTGATTTTCACACCTAGCCTTTTCTCACTCAAGAATTTCGGATTCGAGAATGTGATCTCGTTTTAG